A window of Bos taurus isolate L1 Dominette 01449 registration number 42190680 breed Hereford chromosome 8, ARS-UCD2.0, whole genome shotgun sequence contains these coding sequences:
- the AQP3 gene encoding aquaporin-3 translates to MGRQKELVNRCGEMLHIRYRLLRQALAECLGTLILVMFGCGSVAQVVLSRGTHGGFLTINLAFGFAVTLGILIAGQVSGAHLNPAVTFAMCFLAREPWIKLPVYTLAQTLGAFLGAGIIFGLYYDAIWAFANNQLIVSGPNGTAGIFATYPSGHLDMVNGFFDQFIGTASLIVCVLAIVDPYNNPVPRGLEAFTVGLVVLVIGTSMGFNSGYAVNPARDFGPRLFTAIAGWGSEVFTTGRHWWWVPIVSPLLGSIAGVFVYQLMIGCHLEPPPPSTDEENVKLSHVKHKEQM, encoded by the exons ATGGGTCGACAGAAGGAGCTGGTGAACCGCTGCGGGGAGATGCTGCACATCCGCTACCGGCTGCTCCGCCAGGCGCTGGCTGAGTGCCTGGGGACCCTCATCCTCGTG ATGTTTGGCTGTGGCTCTGTGGCCCAGGTCGTGCTCAGCCGGGGCACCCACGGTGGTTTCCTCACCATCAACCTGGCCTTTGGCTTCGCCGTGACCCTAGGCATCCTTATTGCTGGCCAGGTCTCTG GGGCCCACCTGAACCCTGCCGTGACATTTGCTATGTGCTTCCTGGCGCGCGAGCCCTGGATCAAGCTGCCTGTGTACACCTTGGCTCAGACTCTGGGAGCCTTCCTGGGCGCTGGAATTATCTTCGGGTTGTATTACG ATGCGATCTGGGCCTTCGCCAACAACCAGCTTATTGTTTCGGGCCCCAATGGCACAGCTGGCATCTTTGCCACCTACCCCTCTGGACACTTGGACATGGTCAATGGCTTCTTCGACCAG TTCATTGGCACAGCCTCCCTCATCGTGTGTGTGCTGGCCATTGTGGACCCCTACAACAACCCCGTCCCCCGAGGCCTAGAGGCCTTCACCGTGGGCCTGGTGGTCTTGGTCATCGGTACCTCAATGGGCTTCAACTCTGGCTACGCCGTCAACCCCGCCCGGGACTTCGGCCCCCGCCTTTTCACCGCCATCGCCGGCTGGGGCTCGGAAGTCTTCAC GACGGGCCGCCACTGGTGGTGGGTGCCCATTGTCTCTCCGCTCCTGGGTTCCATCGCCGGTGTCTTCGTGTACCAGCTCATGATCGGCTGCCACCTGGAGCCGCCCCCACCCTCCACCGACGAGGAGAATGTGAAGTTGTCCCACGTGAAGCACAAGGAGCAGATGTGA